GATAAAGGACTGCATTGTAtgacacaactgcagctgaaactatgaggtctgactgcGTGGACGAGGAAAACTCAATGGACAATAACGTGATCATAGAAATATGGCAATTAGAGATCTCTTAGGTTGTTATGAAATGCTTTATTTCATTATGAAACTCGATTTAAGAATATGGAGGGCTGCCACAGTTAATAGGAAACACTGCAGCACCTTAACACTTGTGTCTACTCTTATCAAACTCTCAAATCTCATTGTCAgggtcttctatgtgtatggctcctctttttcatcctgtggtatttgtgttgtgtttagtATCAGTTGTGTGTCCAAtgcatgttagaaatgtcaaCACCCCCTAGAAACGTCAACACCCCCACTCGTTGGCTGtgaattttcctgctgtattctcacttgggcattttctgaatattttacaagggggctggcaggaaaatgTCTAGAGCAGCTGATTcagactttttactttctcacatacagcctccTCCTGACaagttcaggaaaatgtctggagttcTGTATGACAGCAGGTTTACAATCTGTATGTTGTTGAGTACGTTGGATGCTTGTTGTTGCTGGTTTCTGAGTCCCGTTTGAGACAACACAGAAtttattaaagttttaaaaatagGTGAGAAACCTTACAACGCAGCATCTTAGGAAATGtatttatctaaaaataatGTGCAGTGCACTGACAACAAACAATGGACTTTAAGTATGaacattttcatattattaCGGTCATAGAATTTAATAAATCTATGACCGTgctgctcagtgtgtctgtcATCTCTGTTTGTGAGAAGACTTTGCCACCAGAGGTCTTTCATTCAAGCATGCCTTCCCCTTTCTGGTTTCCGCCACCGACATAATTATATCCCCAAAACAATCTAGAAAATGTTACAAATGTCAAAATATCTGGAAGTGCTTACACTTGAAGCCTCTAATAACAGTTGGGCAGAGCTGAGAGGATAGAGCGAGCTAAAACGGGTTCAGTCTTGCCATCTAATTGCTATGCTTGTTTTGTTACCTGTATGGGTGGCAGCGTTGTTTTCAGATCTATTGTGATGAAGGTAGACTTGTTCCGGGACACATCTTTAAACATACTTTGCACGGCAAACGGGTGTAGCAACAACTAAAATAGAAGTTGTTGTATTAAAATTAGATGTTTTATGTCCTTGAACTCAGCATGTTGCTGTTGTCTATTGTTACTGATGGTGtcatcctctgctgtgttttgttgcaGGGACCAGTTTTTCCCCTCAAGAAAATTCTCACAACCACACCTCCCTTCATAGCTCCAACTCTCATTCAAACCCCAGCAAGACCTCAGACACAGTAAGTGTTTGGCACAGAGCCAGACTATGGcctaaacatgtttttcttttcttgttttgctTCGAATTGTTTCTCTGCATTTGCTGTCGTTCAATATTTTGACAGCTTTCACGTTATTGATATATCCTGGGAAATGTGTCATCAAAGGAAAACTGTGCGCATAGACTAACATTATTTAATGCTTAACTTTCCTTACGTCATTGTCTTgtcattaattaaaatgttttgcagATAACACAACTCAAAACAACATATAAAAGCTCTTTTCTTCAAAGCTTGTTTCAAAATTGCaaaattaaatcacattttgtctTACTCCTATATGATTGTACACCCATTTTTACTCTAATGCAATCTGATAGAACAGTCTTAAAGTTTATCCTCCCTTTTGAAGGTGTCATGGAGGAGGATGTAGTTTATGGTGCTGCCGAATTGTATTTTACAGGTAAAAATTTCAGCAGCATCCCAAACTGCAGTCTCCAAAATCAACACCTCAGTAAAGTTATTACAAACATAGAACATTATATCCGTCATAAAGGGATAATTTAATTTATAGCAAGACAGTGGGATCGGAAGCAAcaaggtgttcctaataaactgtcTTTATGCTAACTCTAGTTTCTATTGTAGTGCTTGTCCAAAATGTATGCACctaattaacattttaatatattatatctaGTTATCTAATCATTGCATAATTTCCACTTCACTGTTGCCTTGATGCAGAGTCACGAAGTACTTGACCACAAATTATAAATTAAGTCTCTGTGTAGAAGGACCAAACAACCGATGCGTTTATCTGTTGTTGAGAAGGATATGTGAcactgtttttgtgttatcaaAAGTGTTTTCCTTCCAATTGACCTTGACAGCTTAACAAATGTGAAACATTATACAATCTAAAAAGCCTGTGATCTCCGCCTAAAATGGTAACCAAATGCATGAATTGAAAACAGGACCTAAGACAATACAGTGTCCTGTTTAAATGAGAAAAGTGTTTCTCATTGGTTACCTGAAATATTTGGAGCTgtctctgtaataaaaactaaataaagattTTCTCCCTGATAAAAGCGCCTTCTGAAATTGTCCCAGATAAGGCAAACTGCCATAAAGTCCCAATCTCCCATACAATTCAGGTTACATTACAAGAGCTTACATCAGACTCTCTGAACACACATACTGCTTTGCCTCTTGTGCATAAACATTtgcttctttttccttttttttatagtCCCACGAACCTGGTGACGACTGGTCAGAGCACATCAGCTCCTCTGGAAAGAAATATTACTACAACTGCAGGACCGAAGTGTCCCAGTGGGAGAAGCCCAAAGAATGGCTTGAGAGGTACCTGCAATTATTTTACCCAAACCCATATTAATCACTGTCAGGCCGGAAACATGGCTAATATCTGTATTCTTGTGTGtttcacagagaacagaggCAAAAAGAGGCAACAAAGACTGCGGTTGTCAACAGTTTTCCCAAAGACAGGGACTACAGAAGGGAGGCTATGCAAGCATCGGCAGCCCCGACTGGTTCCAGTAAGTCTTCTTTTATTACAATACATTTGTTCCTCGCCGGTTTGCATACATGGATCTTAATAAATCAgtctttttctttgctctttccAAAACATAAAGGATGAGCTTTCTCCATTTCAATCCTCCTTAGCTGCAGTAATATTCTTGTTATTGTTTGGTCGGTGATGACTGTTGTTGAGCTGACGTTTGGCTGATGAATGCTAAGGAACTGCTTACCAAAAGACTGAGACTAAACAGCTGCACCGTGCACGCTGCTGTGGCTACAAACAAAGAACTGCAGGTGTTCACTAAAATCTGTTGAATCCTTTACAGTCTTGTACAGGGGGCGTTTACAGTAATGAGATCGAATGATTGTGTGTTAGAGGGTTCATTTAAAACCAATTCTGCTCAAATGAACCTAAGTGTAACAAATTGCTTATGGTAAGATTCAGCACAGAATATTACGTGTTTGTGAGCAGTTGAACTGAAGCTGAAACCAGATGACAGTTGGAATTGTGTTTTAATTGAGTTGATTAGGTTTCGGTGTAGAGCAACAGGTCACTGGAAGTTCATCTCACCATTGTGACATTCACTCGCCTCCAGCTCTCTGTAGAGTTCTTGTTGCACACCGCTTTTCATCCAgcatttctcctctgctcacaGCTTTACATTAACAAGGAAAACTGGGGGGAAATGCTCCTGATCTGCTTCGGTTCAATTTTTATGACTGATTGCAGTGAATTTATTGCGGGACTATTCTGATTGTAGTCTGGATATTGTCCAGTGTGTTGCCTTGTGTATTTACTCAGTAAGTTTGTGCTGCTGTCTATCTGTCAACATTTTGTACAAAATCTTGGAGGAAATAGCTTTTATCTGGATGGTGTAGGTTTAATCTCTAGTCGTTGTAACACTAACCCTGGTGCCACGTAGGGATGTAAATTTAGATTTGTATTTAGACTTCTGCGTGTGTCTTGAACACATTAAACAAATACCAACACTTAATTCGTATATAACACGGgttgacttttactttttacaaataGCAGCATAAGCAATAGAATATGAGGATTCACGCATCATTGCACACCTAAAGAGTAAAACAGATATACTACAGATAACTCTTACATCGCAAGAGATTTCCGCGCACGGCGCACACAAATTAATTACGTGACTCACGACAGGCAGGACACCATGGTTAGATATTTTTGTTGCTCATGAAAGAAAGCAGCATTCTCTcataaatcttttaaaatataaacataagtTAGTGCTTTGCTTATAGTTGAATCACCTTGTATTTTTTCTGCTCTGTGCCtttgttatttatgttttttcactGAAGTCTATTCCACGCAAACTGTTGCTGAACATTTCTGCTGCACAGTTGTAGACCTCTTTAAATCGTTCCTCAAGCCTGCcatcaaatatatttaattaatcatgaaatatttgtttctAAATATCTCATAATAAATGTTGCCAATAAACCTTGTCCATAAACTCGCCCTTTTGCCAGTAGACATTCTGTCGACACAGTGGGAAAGAGTTCATTTGTTTTGGAAAGCTAAAGTCAAGTTGTTTTCCTCTGGGATTTCTTTTAGCAGTGTGGGTGGTCCGTCCTTCATTATAAatactagggatgggcattgaTTAAATtttcttaatcgatcgtcgggagagttaatgacgaattttcgattaatcattaatatttttatattaaaattcactatttatgggctgttaaaatgcagtgaaaatagaaaaaaacacagcgtgtttcctcattgaggtctttattacaagatgaacaactcttgtggcagttaaacgggatccgttcaatggttacacttgaaaatatgcgctgctgtactcttcagccccgctgagagagcagctagccgctgagagccaGCCGGACTCCGCGGCCCTCGACCTCCTACTCCGGCCGTTGTCAcgtcctcactcccggaacccctcaaccagacccggccctgtccgggtccgaaggggctagctttggagctagcctccgctacGGGGAAGGGGACCccgacagacccgggtctgggtgaggttccgggattgatgacatgacaacaaccggactgagaggtccaGAACAgtcaaatccatctagctccCAGCGGCCAGCCGACGGTCCCCCAGCGGGGCTTGTCGAGTataactccgggctgcttcctacagctgttAACAtcttcactgtgctgcgttcaggcaactcggatattctgACCTCctactcatgcgctcatggagacgtatagcttcgcagtgttggcagtgaaagcaacagaatttcgtcgatgacaaaataatgtcatcgacgaaattctttatgatcaattaatcgatcgtcgattaattatgccaaTCCCTAATAAATACCAAAACCAATAGTGATATTATTTTTGACTATTTCACATCAATGCATTAAGGCTTGTGTATGTATGCGGGTGGTCCCTCTTAGCAGTGCCACTGATTCCAGTTGCATTACGCAGTACCAGTCAACCAGAGACTCTGTTCttctgctcttttctaatcactcacacgtTGCTCTGgtctttataaaaacctgctgactTTACGTTCCGTTGCAACAATTAAGTCCAAACACTGCGTTGTCATAATCTGCGGGGAAAAAatgttctgtctgcaggagtgtgtgtgtctgcccgtcTTAGTCGCTCTTCAATTCGCACAAACAAGCACAATCACTTGTGTTTAGTTAATAATCGATAATGTCGGgtgtgtatagtgttgtgtgtgtgtggcaggttaACAATTTTGCAGCGGCAAGCCTGTCTCTAATAAATTGTCTATATGCTGATTCTAGTTACTATTGTAGTGCTCGTTGCTGTCtattgcttctttttttctgttgcttctttctctctccacctctccttgGCAATGTGTCACTCCTAGTCTCTTCTTTCTTGATCAATCTTTTCAAAATATGAGAAGGTTGCTGAGCTGCGTAAATGCAACCAAATGACATTGGAGCGGCGGATGCCAAAAAAGGCATTTGGTTACAGGCATGGTGACGTATTTTGTGAATACTGTTTAACAATTAGCTGCAAATGATTACTGACCCTTTTGACAAATGAGACCTGTGAACTTCACATACCTCAGCTCTTCACAAAACTTCATTTAACTCTAAGTGAAGAAAATAACTCTGCCCATTGTCTGTTACATTGAATAGGCCCTGCGCTTGTAAAGCTTTGTACTGGTTCAGAGGAGAGGCTTTTCTCCACTGCTGGAGACATGAAGttaataacacaacaaacatttctttttatttaacccCTTTTCTCCCCTTTACACCAGAACATACAAACCAACTTCtggttttataaaaacaattcaaacaataaGATCACTGATGTTGGTCAgcaaattacatatttatttatttgaaattagCTTTGTAATTACTTTAGTTTAAGGCAACTGCATGACTTCAAAAAATCACCTTACAAGCTCAGAACCTTAGAAAACAGCTGTGTTCTCTCATGCACCTTTCcttgcttttttttctgtcgTAAGACAACAAACCTTAAACAGTCATTTCATTTGCAGCCCATTTGGCATAAGACTGCAGTAGTTAGTTTGGCAGCTGGTGAACTGGAATAACAATCAAAATATTTTGCTCACCATTCATTTTATTGAACCAAGGGTCACCCCAACCCTACAGTTTAATAGGATTTTAGTATTTGCTTGAACCAGTGTTTAACTACAATATTTTGTCTGACATTTCTGACATTAAGGCCACATGTGGGTACAGCTTAAATTCCTTTTTAGcatcaataataaaaatctaaatttaataTGAACTAATGGACCCTGTTTGAATTTGTGATGATGCAGTAAAAACAGCACAGAGGGCTTTTCAAAGAAAGGTTCATGATTTCCAAGGTTCCAGAAGGTCAATAAAAATATGGTCCAAGAAGTTCAGTCCGAGTAGAAGATCAATATGTTAAAGTCATACCAGATACCAAAATACTCAATACTTAAACAGGACTTTACAACTCTGGAATGTTGGCACGTCGGCAACTGTTATATCATTGATTGGAAATCCAGAGGTAAACTGTAGTAATGCATTTTACAAAGTAATACGAATTGGCGCTCCCCTGTACCTGGTTGGCCTCCAGTGTTCGAGAGATGATGCTGCATTGCATTACAAGGCTgtcaaaaaaaagttgaaactgGCTCACACTGTAATGACCCTGCATGCTTCTTGTCAAAGAGTTTCATGTGGGACCAGAAACCTTTGAAGATGCCTATTGCTTGGCCGAGCTTTATGAAAGTTAATTGCATTATTTATGACACGAAGAAGACATAACAAGCCCAGTTTTTTATTTCAGACATTTGACTCTATGTGGGAATTAAGATCTAAAACAGAGACTGGCTCTGTTCACATCAAAGTTGGGTTTTCTGCTATCACACTTTTTGTGGTCTGAATGGAGCATACGGGTGTGAGGTTGAAACTTGAGTCCATTCTGTGGGCCAGTTTATTATCAAAAAGGATCTGTATGGATTAGTGACTGTCTCTGCCTGCTGAAATTAAATCCTCTCTACTGTCTTCACAGAGTCAACCCAGGTGGAGAAGCCCGCAGCGACCCATGCCACCCAGTCTCAGTCATCATCCTCAGGCTCGGGGAGCATGAACCTGTCATCAGGGCCCCCTGGATCGTCGGCGTCCACGGTGCCGGTGTCTCCGGTCCTGCAGTCGTCAGCCCCTCCACTACTTCAGGACCCCACCCTGCTTCGCCAGCTCCTCCCAGCACTTCAGACTGCCCTGCAGCTCAACAACGCCAGTGTGGACATGGCGAAAATCAATGAAGGTAAGAAAAATGCAGATCCAagaggcaaacaatcccaccacTGTCTGTATTCTAAtagctgcagtgtttgtttttgatgagCAGTGATTACATGGAAACAGTTTGAATGCTCTTGGCTTTTTTCTCTGACTGCTCCGTGTCAAAGGCTCATGACACGATAATCTGACCAGCTGGTCTGAGCACAGTGTTGTATGCTGTTTTACTTGATATCTGCATAGTAcactgtttttattgctgtcTGAATGTGTTGAGAAGGCATCCTTCATGGCTGGGGTATTCttgaaaataaccttttcctcaAAATGTCTTAAGGCAAAAGAAAAGCTGTTCAAGCTGTCAGACTTGATGAGACTGACAAAGACAACATACAATACATGTAAATATAGGAATACAATTACACACATTCAGATAATCTTTCTAAGAGGGATGCTGCTGGGGGGTATGTTAACAAGCCACTTGACTTTGTCAGCCATAGATTGTGGCACTGTCAATGAGTTTTTTAAGTTAAAGCATTTATTCTGTGAGGGGCCACTTCATGTGCACTGCGGTTTAAGCTCTAGATCATTGACTTATTAACATTTTGTCGAGTCACTCAGTAAGACAACagagtattaaaaaaaactccttTCCTAACTACTATTCCTTGACCCCAATGTTAAATGCCATGAGATCAAGGAAAGGTGTGAAGGAGAATACgtaaggagaaagaaaaacaactgcgGTGTGGAGAAAATCTGACTCATTGAGCAGCTTTCAGACAGGCTCACAAATATCGCACATAGAAGACACTGACAGTGTTGTAAAGCGTTTgaggtgataagagccgacaaCGGTGTTGAGGTGATGTGAACATGATCACGTGATCTACACAGCAGATTTGATACGTTacctcctgcctctgtctgctgcagccgGCTGCTCAACCTCTCGTCTGAATAATgcggaggatttgatgctgttgtgcagaacttgtctgtgcagaaaacctcctgcagcgttgtgcatgtgtgaaaggaaaactgtgtaaactctgtagccaattATCCAGATTTTAcctggaggtcatgtctgaaaaacgtCTCAGGAAGTTTTCACACCTCAAAGTCTGAAACAAAGTTCATGACTTTGTTAGATTGTAGTtaattttggtttcacattgtaatttagggagCAGACTCGAGATTTTTGTTTGACATGATTGTGCGTCCTCGCCTATGTGTGCTGCCTCTACATTTACATGTTGTGAATTGACTTCTATTCGATGAATACACTAAAGTCtgtctgtttgaatggagaatCACACTTTCTAAGAAACGATGCTTTCAGTTTATACAGAGTGAACATAacggtgtgtttttctttccacagttctcacagctgctgtcacacaaGCTTCATTACAGTCGATGCTCCATAAGATCCTCACTGCTGGACCATCGGCTTTCAATATCACTACTATCCTCTCTCAAGCTGCACAACTCTCCAGCCAAGGTAAATGAAGCCCACGTACACATGAATCTGTTCCACCGCTGTGAGCAGAGTTAGAGGAGAGTTAACTTCAATAAACTGATCAAGTTCATAGCAAAAAATCAGCCCACTGACTTTGAACCAATGACGGCTAAAGTAAAGATGTTTGCTCATAGAGGGATGTTCCTGCTTAGTATTTATTTTAGATGATTGTATATTGTctgactttttgtttgtgtgtctccagcAGCTCAGCAATCAAACCAGTCACCAATGTCATTAACATCGGACGCCTCATCGCCCAGGTCCTATGTGTCTCCGAGGATCAGCACGCCCCAGACCAATGCTGGTCCTCTAAAGCCCCTCCTCAGCACGCAGCCTGTCATCTCACAGTTAAAAGTAAGACCTTAAAAACCAAGTGTCCTCCGTAAGGGTGTAGAGTTTTAAGCAGGGTGACTGTAGTAGCCAGCTGTGTGAATTTGGGGACattttctctgagaaatgaCGGATAACTCAACAAGTGGCTCATGTGATCATAAAAGCTTCTCTGTGGTAACGTTAGACTTTCTTCAGTTTTGTCACTTTGGACTATGTTCAGACCTGGTtataacatctgtcctgagagatccgaACACAAGTGGACAGTTTTATATTTGTCATTTCACACCTGGCATTGAAGTGCTTCCGATGTCACTATACGAGTGtagttgtctgtgtgtgcctttgtgtgGGTTTGAGCaaaagaggtagagagagactGAATCTCATGTAGCTGTGCTGTGAAGAAAGATTTAAGTATCAGTTATATGTGTTGGTGATTTCTGATGTAGTGGCGctgtccaaaataaaaaaacgcaTGGACACTGAGAAGGGTAAAAATATGATTGGTTTATtatgaaactgtagcaggtcccaggacgtcagctgagtagtTAGTCCTCCCGATGTGGCCCAGATCGGTTTTGCTTTAACACAATGAAACAATGTGGTCACATGCATCAGAACACCTACAAATGTCGTCCGAGAGAGTAGATCTCAGGATACATTGAGGAAGCAGTATCTTGTACTAGCTACACCTGTCCTGTACTAAGAACTGACCAGGTTGTGATCCAATCACTTGGGACTGATGCTAATACCAGATCTGAACCTCAGGCCACATCCTGAGGTGGTGTGTGACACATCTGGACACAGTCTTTCAGCAGTGTAAACGTGAATGCGTCCTGGGCCAAATATGAAGAACACGCTACCGTCTCGTAATGATCCGAAAGTATTTTTACACATCTCAGTGTTTCGCTTGCATTGATTTGTGTCCACAGCCAAAATATTACACTGACAGTCACG
The genomic region above belongs to Limanda limanda chromosome 20, fLimLim1.1, whole genome shotgun sequence and contains:
- the waca gene encoding WW domain-containing adapter protein with coiled-coil isoform X1, which codes for MVMYARKQPRLGDGCDRRDSQPYQTLKYSSKSHPGGDHRHEKIRDSSDVTPPCKMLRRSDSPENKHMDSTGHSRAKAVHTHRARDRDGGTSFSPQENSHNHTSLHSSNSHSNPSKTSDTSHEPGDDWSEHISSSGKKYYYNCRTEVSQWEKPKEWLEREQRQKEATKTAVVNSFPKDRDYRREAMQASAAPTGSKSTQVEKPAATHATQSQSSSSGSGSMNLSSGPPGSSASTVPVSPVLQSSAPPLLQDPTLLRQLLPALQTALQLNNASVDMAKINEVLTAAVTQASLQSMLHKILTAGPSAFNITTILSQAAQLSSQAAQQSNQSPMSLTSDASSPRSYVSPRISTPQTNAGPLKPLLSTQPVISQLKVSTQSAKQASHPQPTSQHHLSSDKQHSHDAPTASPRTQQRHGSQRSPSPGPNHVASSSSNAHNSSCPPPTASSARPSCTFTPSLAAHFNENLIKHVQGWPAEHAEKQASRLREEAHTMGSICMSENCTELKNLRSLVRVCEIQATLREQRILFLRQQIKELEKLKNQNSFMV
- the waca gene encoding WW domain-containing adapter protein with coiled-coil isoform X2, which encodes MVMYARKQPRLGDGCDRRDSQPYQTLKYSSKSHPGGDHRHEKIRDSSDVTPPCKMLRRSDSPENKHMDSTGHSRAKAVHTHRARDRDGGTSFSPQENSHNHTSLHSSNSHSNPSKTSDTSHEPGDDWSEHISSSGKKYYYNCRTEVSQWEKPKEWLEREQRQKEATKTAVVNSFPKDRDYRREAMQASAAPTGSKSTQVEKPAATHATQSQSSSSGSGSMNLSSGPPGSSASTVPVSPVLQSSAPPLLQDPTLLRQLLPALQTALQLNNASVDMAKINEVLTAAVTQASLQSMLHKILTAGPSAFNITTILSQAAQLSSQAQQSNQSPMSLTSDASSPRSYVSPRISTPQTNAGPLKPLLSTQPVISQLKVSTQSAKQASHPQPTSQHHLSSDKQHSHDAPTASPRTQQRHGSQRSPSPGPNHVASSSSNAHNSSCPPPTASSARPSCTFTPSLAAHFNENLIKHVQGWPAEHAEKQASRLREEAHTMGSICMSENCTELKNLRSLVRVCEIQATLREQRILFLRQQIKELEKLKNQNSFMV